In one window of Helianthus annuus cultivar XRQ/B chromosome 17, HanXRQr2.0-SUNRISE, whole genome shotgun sequence DNA:
- the LOC110942013 gene encoding uncharacterized protein LOC110942013, with translation MKILKENAGPLTNFEVLDFLRSRGAAKDPTRVLASVAPSEFKVYDYLEHTAASSQTKESITEFAAQCKPYKLTKSEIINIVNIRPSSSVEIYPLIENLEARLEESVEELVELVLQVFPSSEE, from the coding sequence ATGAAGATTCTGAAGGAAAATGCAGGTCCGCTTACGAATTTTGAAGTGCTTGATTTTTTACGATCTAGAGGGGCTGCAAAAGACCCCACACGGGTTCTTGCTTCGGTAGCACCTTCAGAATTCAAGGTTTACGACTACCTGGAGCACACGGCAGCTTCTAGTCAAACAAAAGAGAGCATTACTGAGTTTGCGGCTCAGTGTAAACCATACAAGCTTACAAAGTCTGAGATCATTAACATCGTCAACATTAGACCGTCTTCGTCTGTCGAAATTTACCCCTTGATTGAGAATCTTGAGGCGCGACTAGAAGAAAGTGTTGAAGAATTGGTTGAGTTGGTTTTGCAAGTGTTTCCCTCTTCTGAAGAATAA